Proteins encoded by one window of Hafnia alvei:
- the thrL gene encoding thr operon leader peptide codes for MRISFHNYSLNTTTIITTTDTTCNGAG; via the coding sequence ATGCGTATTAGTTTTCATAACTACAGCCTGAACACCACAACAATTATTACCACCACCGATACGACATGTAACGGGGCGGGCTGA